The Lytechinus variegatus isolate NC3 chromosome 7, Lvar_3.0, whole genome shotgun sequence genome includes the window CCTGGGACTTCGTGGTCGCTGCCGTCAACACCCGTCATTGCGTTCCAGGTTATTCTTTCCGACTTATTCCCGCCATCTTGCCCATTTTTCTTCAGGTGTTTCTGCCCCTAATTGTCGTTTCAACTCTCTACTTGAGGATCTACGCAAAGATCAAACATACCCTCAAGGGAAGAAATGTCAATGCGAAGTTCAATCTCAGGTCGAGTGTCCTTGAAGATTCGGCGACTTTTGATGTCGTCGTCTTCTCTGTTGCTAGTCGGGTAGACTTCCCAAACATAATAGATGGAGAAAAGGGAGGGAAACCATTGCAAGAAACACTCGAGACAactggaaaacaaagaaatctaTCTAGAAAGAAAAGTGAGGTAGGTATGATATGTTTGTGTTTTCGAAACTATTAGATTAGTTTTCTTGTCAATGTGAATTACAATACTCCAAATACTTTTCACAAGCATTAAGAGCGCACCCTTTCAACATAGCCACTGTCGCGCCCTTACTGAcatgaacaaaattaatgtaattgATCCTGTCAGGGATcacaagaaaaagaatgatttacTGTTTGTGGACCACGACAGGAAACATCATCAATAAAATAACAATGGCTGGTGATCATAATTTATCAGGGCTCACCAATTACACTCGGCCTTTAGGAAGAACAGAGTTATACAATGGCTCTGAATTGAGTGATCCATCCGTATCGTTTAAAGTTTTCATAACTTGTACTCGCAAGTACTcgcaatttttcttcatttttgtacaGTTCATCTGTATTGCTTTGATTTTCATAAGCTAAATAAAACCAAATCACGTAAAACGCTCTCAGAAAATTTGATTTCGGGGGTTAAAATTCTGTCGACAACTGCAAATTAACGATTTTTAAATCAACGAGACTCGACAAATTTGGCAAACAACAAAAGCATTAtgtgtttatttatatataatttaattttctttccattGAACAGTcgaattttatcttttttaaccTGAACAGGGCAAGCCATCTCGCCAGGAGTCGACGGGTGAAATGTGGAAAGCCACTCGAACGCtccttttcatcatcatttcctTCTTCGTAGCCTGGATACCAAGTAGCATCGTGGCTGTTCTCTTTACCATCAATCCAACCCTTCTTCATCAGGGTTTTTTCACATCCACCTGGTACATCTTCATAGCCTGGCTGACCTATGCCAACAGTTTCCTCAACCCCATCGCATACTCAGTATCCCAACCTTTGTTCCGTAAGACAGTCTTCAGAATCATTTCGCATCCCCTTGTCGTTTGCAGAGATTAAAGAGGGTCGTGTCTACGATCTGCTCATTGTTGACAGGGAGTTCCGCAATCGCGACGAGGACGGATTCTACTACATATGAAATCTATTTTCAAAAGACTTTTCATGATAATGT containing:
- the LOC121417938 gene encoding muscarinic acetylcholine receptor M3-like; amino-acid sequence: MNFTGILNEADTMNSNISTFNATTTMEPITWKSNPNISKIAIAVTINFLMVSANVISLVAFAIEKKLRTYNNYFIINLIISDLLAGILLTVTVAHSIIGYFPFSTDFCRVYTGLRNASTTVSNLGMVVICVDRYQATFDPINHYISRSKRRAVILNSVAWTVGLGFWLLYATAWDFVVAAVNTRHCVPGYSFRLIPAILPIFLQVFLPLIVVSTLYLRIYAKIKHTLKGRNVNAKFNLRSSVLEDSATFDVVVFSVASRVDFPNIIDGEKGGKPLQETLETTGKQRNLSRKKSEGKPSRQESTGEMWKATRTLLFIIISFFVAWIPSSIVAVLFTINPTLLHQGFFTSTWYIFIAWLTYANSFLNPIAYSVSQPLFRKTVFRIISHPLVVCRD